A genomic window from Silene latifolia isolate original U9 population chromosome 11, ASM4854445v1, whole genome shotgun sequence includes:
- the LOC141614168 gene encoding uncharacterized protein LOC141614168 — MPPKRNTAVNITQEELDRLLAENEALKAKRMDPAKISTIVARHNPTIFTGEGEPHLLGDWCREFTNLFELIACPEELQVDQAAHYLRATAREWWTRNKAEIRQVARDIEEGYVSWLEFQVILTDQFMPEFRKAKLREEFDTFKMIEDMTVDTYHRKFRLLASYIDEFAKNETMLAMTFERGLTVDIKKRLMAALPTTVQDIYLRAGAAERLSEQIKEDKKGKAEKRKSETVSDNTGAKKPNSGKFSGYSTNSAPGGMRNQSGGSFGGASNGGNASRVTCFGCGKLGHRRFECRSSGGNPSGGFRTPTSGYSGSRTAGSGYNNYRTPNTGYGGGARSGASNSYQGSNNNYQNRSQETKPVRRGGNFQRNQNEGNKQPNTASSSQSGAKSSGKLFAMGKEAAKEDAHVVTGTFLVNSKPTFVLFDSGATHSFISREHVRALNLTTYDRVVDSVIVPSGESVPCDRIYTSVPIQIGEVVFHCDLMEFPLGGFEVILGMDWLGKYKAFIDCYQKKISLRGPKGVRVTYKGYMVKPKVKFISVNTLKLSLRKGDQLILCQMWDRESETPRISDIPVPGAGPISKPPYRMGPKEMEELKKQLDELAEKGYIRPSVSPWGAPVLFVKKKDGSLRLCVDYRELNNVTIKNRYPLPRIDDLFDQLSGAGVFSKIDLRSGYHQLRIKNEDIPKTAFRTRYGHYEFNEEEHEEHLRIVLRTLAENQLYAKLRKANVVADALSRKSIHALISARSRVRMFGELRKMGIYMIRRGETVGDMTVEPELYEEIRELQKEDARIQKWRNEVERRCEPYSKFSIHSDGSLRFGQRWCVPANEELKKKILTEARATPYSVHPGGDTLYKDLKKTFWWPNMKKEVAEFVSRCLTCQRVKGEHKRPQGKVQPLDVPEWKWESISMDFIVGLPRTQRGNAGVLCWDDRSDAVILGPEMIQEMVEQLQIIRQKMRASQDRQKSYADTRRSDISFEVGEKVLLKVSPMKGVMRFGKRGKLSQKFIGPYEILDRVGEVAYRLALPPALARVHNIFHVSQLRRYLSDPSHVLSPEVIEVDEQLSYLETPKEILDRKVRKTRNGETALVKVLWTNHNVEEAT, encoded by the exons ATGCCTCCAAAAAGGAACACGGCTGTGAACATCACCCAGGAAGAGTTAGACCGGCTGCTggctgagaatgaggccctaaaggccaaaaGAATGGACCCTGCTAAGATAAGTACAATAGTGGCGAGGCATAACCCTACCATTTTCACTGGAGAGGGGGAACCTCACTTGCTGGGAGATTGGTGTCGGGAGTTCACCAACCTATTCGAGCTAATAGCTTGTCCTGAAGAGCTGCAAGTAGACCAGGCTGCCCACTACCTCAGGGCTACAGCTAGGGAATGGTGGACTAGGAACAAGGCGGAGATTCGACAGGTTGCTAGGGATATTGAGGAAGGATACGTGTCTTGGTTGGAATTTCAAGTGATACTAACGGACCAGTTCATGCCAGAGTTCAGGAAagctaagctgagggaggagttcgatacgTTTAAGATGATAGAGGACATGACGGTGGACACATACCACAGGAAGTTCCGACTGTTGGCTTCATATATCGATGAATTTGCTAAGAACGAGACTATGCTGGCTATGACGTTTGAGAGGGGACTGACGGTGGATATCAAGAAGAGGCTCATGGCAGCTCTACCTACCACCGTTCAGGACATCTATCTGAGGGCTGGTGCTGCTGAGAGGCTCTCCGAGCAGATCAAGGAGGATAAGAAAGGAAAagctgagaagaggaagtcggaaaCTGTCAGTGATAATACTGGGGCCAAGAAGCCGAATTCAGGCAAGTTCAGTGGATACTCCACCAATAGTGCTCCTGGGGGGATGAGGAATCAAAGCGGGGGCAGTTTCGGAGGTGCTAGTAATGGAGGTAATGCGTCCAGGGTCACTTGTTTCGGGTGTGGGAAGTTGGGACACAGGAGATTTGAGTGCCGAAGTTCTGGAGGAAACCCATCTGGGGGTTTCCGAACACCTACATCTGGGTACAGCGGGTCTCGGACAGCGGGATCAGGATACAACAACTACCGTACTCCTAACACTGGCTATGGAGGAGGTGCCCGATCTGGGGCAAGTAACAGTTATCAAGGAAGCAACAACAACTACCAGAACCGTAGCCAAGAAACAAAACCGGTCCGGCGGGGTGGTAACTTCCAGAGGAACCAGAACGAGGGGAACAAGCAACCCAATACCGCTTCATCGAGTCAGTCTGGAGCTAAGtccagtggcaagctctttgccatggggaAGGAAGCAGCAAAGGAGGATGCTCATGTCGtgactggtacatttcttgtcaactctaaacccacctttgtgttaTTCGATTCTGGTGCCACACATTCATTCATATCTAGGGAGCATGTTAGAGCCTTGAACCTTACTACATATGATAGAGTGGTCGATTCGGTTATAGTACCCTCGGGAGAGTCTGTGCCTTGTGATAGAATCTATACCAGTGTACCTATTCAGATTGGGGAGGTTGTCTTTCACTGTGACCTTATGGAGTTTCCATTGGGTGGGTTCGAGGTGATtctagggatggattggttgggaaagtacaaagctttcATTGACTGTTACCAAAAGAAGATATCTCTGAGAGGACCTAAGGGAGTCAGAGTAACCTACAAGGGATacatggtcaaacccaaagtcaaatttATTTCTGTAAATACCCTAAAATTGAGTCTGAGGAAGGGAGACCAGTTGATCTTGTGTCAGATGTGGGATAGAGAGTCTGAGACCCCTAGGATTTCTGACATACCTGTG CCGGGAGCTGGACCTATTTCTAAACCACCATACCGTATGGGACCAAaagagatggaagaattgaaAAAGCAATTGGATGAGTTGGCTGAGAAGGGTTATATTCGACccagtgtttcaccttggggagcacctgtCCTATTTGTCAAGAAAAAGGATGGAAGTTTGAGGCTGTGTGTGGATTACCGAGAGTTGAATAACGTGACTATCAAGAACCgatatcctttgccaaggatcgatgatttgtttgaccaatTGAGTGGGGCTGGAGTGTTCTCAAAGATTGacctgaggtcgggttatcatcaactGAGGATAAAGAACGAGGATATCCCTAAGACTGCTTTCAGAACCAGATATGGACACTACGAGTTC aatgaggaagagcacgaggagcatctAAGGATAGTGTTGAGAACTCTGGCAGAGAATCAGTTATATGCCAAGTTGa ggaaggcGAATGTCGTAGCCGATGCTTTAAGTCGGAAGTCTATCCATGCCCTGATCAGTGCCAGATCCAGGGTGAGGATGTTTGGTGAGCTAAGGAAGATGGGGATTTACATGATCCGACGAGGTGAGACCGTTGGAGATATGACAGTTGAGCCGGAGTTGTACGAGGAGATTCGAGAGCTACAGAAAGAGGATGCTAGAATCCAGAAATGGCGCAATGAGGTAGAGCGGCGGTGCGAGCCTTACTCTAAATTCAGTATTCAttcagatgggagcttgaggtttggACAGAGGTGGTGTGTGCCAGCTAATGAGGAACTGAAGAAGAAAATTCTCACAGAAGCACGTGCTACTCCTTATTCTGTACACCCTGGAGGGGATACGttatacaaggacctcaagaagacgttttggtggcctaatatgaagaaggaAGTCGCTGAGTTCGtgtctcgatgtttgacatgccagagggtGAAGGGTGAGCACAAGAGACCACAGGGGAAAGTTCAGCCGCTAGatgtgccagagtggaagtgggagagtaTTTCCATGGACTTCATCGTCGGGTTGCCTCGGACTCAaagag GAAATGCAGGAGTCctgtgttgggatgatcgatcAGACGCTGTCATTTTAGGGCCAGAGATGattcaggagatggttgaacagctACAGATTAtcaggcaaaagatgagagcttcTCAGGACAGACAGAAAAGCTATGCTGACACTAGGAGAAGTGACATTTCTTTCGAGGTGGGAGAGAAGGTACTACTCAAAGTGTCGCCAATGAAGGGAGTTATGAGGTTCGGGAAGCGAGGAAAGCTGAGTCAGAAattcatcggaccttatgagattttggacagaGTTGGAGAGGTGGCCTATCGTTTAGCCTTGCCACCAGCGTTAGCCAGAgttcacaatatctttcatgttTCCCAGTTGCGGAGGTACCTgagcgatccatcacatgtgttgagTCCTGAGGTGATCGAGGTGGATGAGCAGTTGTCCTATCTGGAGACACCTAAGGAGATTTTGGACAGGAAGGTGAGGAAGACCAGGAATGGAGAGACAGCTTTGGTGAAAGTCTTGTGGACTAACCACAATGTTGAGGAAGCAACATAG